In Rhodoferax koreense, a genomic segment contains:
- the lpdA gene encoding dihydrolipoyl dehydrogenase, whose protein sequence is MAAVEIKVPDIGDFAEVTVIELLVKVGDTIKPEQSLITVESDKASMEIPASQGGVVTELKVKLGDKVAEGSVVLVVEAAGAASAPVAESKPAPAQAAPAPAAMNTVAVPAPTAASFAGTADLECDVVVIGGGPGGYSAAFRAADLGLKVMLVERYATLGGVCLNVGCIPSKALLHVASVMDEVSHMAALGVDFGAPTVDINKLRTHKEKVIGKLTGGLAAMAKMRKVTIVRGVGSFVGANHLQVAETTGKEGQEQTGKTQTIAFKNAIIAAGSQAVSLPFMPKDPRVVDSTGALALKEVPKRMLILGGGIIGLEMGTVYSTLGARLDVVEMLDGLMQGADRDLVKIWQKMNAPRFDNIMLKTKTVSARALPEGIEVTFASAEEGGTAPAPQVYDLVLQAVGRTPNGKKIAAEKAGVAVTDRGFINVDIQMRTNVPHIFAIGDIVGQPMLAHKAVHEAHVAAEVIAGELQGNKELAAAAFNARVIPSVAYTDPEVAWVGLTEDQAKAQGIKVKKGLFPWNASGRAIANGRDEGVTKLLFDDSPEAHGHGKILGGGMVGTHAGDMIGEIALAIEMGADAVDIGKTIHPHPTLGESIGMAAEIAHGSCTDVPPQKK, encoded by the coding sequence ATGGCAGCCGTTGAAATCAAAGTTCCCGATATTGGCGATTTCGCCGAAGTCACCGTGATCGAATTGCTGGTCAAGGTGGGCGACACCATCAAGCCCGAGCAATCGCTGATCACCGTGGAGAGCGACAAGGCCTCGATGGAAATCCCGGCCTCGCAAGGCGGCGTGGTCACCGAGCTGAAGGTCAAGCTCGGCGACAAGGTGGCCGAAGGCTCCGTCGTGCTCGTGGTGGAAGCCGCCGGCGCAGCGTCCGCACCAGTTGCTGAATCAAAACCGGCTCCAGCGCAGGCAGCACCTGCGCCAGCTGCTATGAATACCGTAGCGGTACCAGCGCCCACTGCGGCCAGCTTCGCCGGCACCGCCGACCTGGAGTGCGACGTGGTCGTGATCGGCGGCGGCCCCGGCGGTTATTCCGCGGCGTTCCGTGCGGCCGACCTGGGCCTGAAGGTCATGCTGGTCGAGCGTTACGCCACGCTGGGCGGTGTCTGCCTCAACGTGGGCTGCATCCCGTCCAAGGCGCTGCTGCACGTGGCCTCGGTGATGGACGAGGTCAGCCACATGGCCGCGCTCGGCGTGGACTTCGGCGCGCCGACGGTGGACATCAACAAGCTGCGCACGCACAAGGAGAAGGTCATCGGCAAGCTGACCGGCGGCCTGGCCGCCATGGCCAAGATGCGCAAGGTCACCATCGTGCGCGGTGTCGGCTCGTTCGTCGGCGCCAACCACCTGCAGGTGGCCGAGACCACCGGCAAGGAAGGCCAGGAGCAGACCGGGAAAACCCAGACCATCGCCTTCAAGAATGCCATCATCGCCGCCGGTAGCCAGGCCGTGAGCCTGCCGTTCATGCCAAAGGACCCGCGCGTGGTCGACAGCACCGGCGCCCTGGCGCTCAAGGAAGTGCCCAAGCGCATGCTGATCCTCGGCGGCGGCATCATCGGGCTGGAAATGGGTACGGTGTACAGCACGCTGGGTGCACGCCTGGACGTGGTGGAAATGCTCGACGGCCTGATGCAGGGCGCCGACCGCGACCTGGTCAAGATCTGGCAGAAGATGAACGCGCCGCGCTTCGACAACATCATGCTCAAGACCAAGACCGTCTCCGCACGCGCCTTGCCCGAAGGCATCGAAGTGACGTTTGCTTCGGCGGAAGAGGGCGGCACCGCACCCGCGCCGCAGGTCTACGACCTGGTGCTGCAGGCCGTGGGCCGCACGCCCAACGGCAAGAAGATCGCCGCCGAGAAGGCCGGCGTGGCCGTCACCGACCGCGGCTTCATCAATGTCGACATCCAGATGCGCACCAACGTGCCGCACATCTTCGCCATCGGCGACATCGTCGGCCAGCCCATGCTGGCGCACAAGGCGGTGCACGAGGCGCACGTGGCGGCCGAAGTCATCGCCGGCGAACTGCAGGGCAACAAGGAACTCGCCGCGGCCGCGTTCAACGCCCGTGTGATCCCGAGCGTGGCCTACACCGACCCCGAAGTGGCCTGGGTCGGCCTCACCGAAGACCAGGCCAAGGCGCAGGGCATCAAGGTCAAGAAGGGCCTGTTCCCGTGGAACGCTTCCGGCCGCGCCATCGCCAACGGGCGCGACGAAGGCGTCACCAAGCTGCTGTTCGACGACTCCCCCGAGGCCCACGGCCACGGCAAGATCCTCGGCGGCGGCATGGTCGGCACGCACGCCGGCGACATGATCGGCGAGATCGCGCTGGCCATCGAGATGGGCGCCGACGCGGTGGACATCGGCAAGACGATTCATCCGCATCCGACGCTGGGTGAAAGCATTGGTATGGCGGCTGAGATTGCGCACGGCAGCTGCACCGACGTGCCGCCGCAGAAGAAGTAA